The Propionibacterium freudenreichii subsp. freudenreichii genome contains a region encoding:
- the pstS gene encoding phosphate ABC transporter substrate-binding protein PstS — protein MNHVSLKSRILVAALAAGMLGLSACSSEGPASSASSSGGLSGEIVGSGATSQESAQTTWRSAFTKKQAGIKVSYNGGGSGKGASDFTSGAVAFAGSDDALSLDAMKAGSFAGCAESSNALNLPIYVSPIAMVYNVDGVKNLKLDATTAASIFSGKITKWNDPAIAALNSGGTLPDTAITVVHRSDKSGTTENFTDTLSQNASNVWTEKPSQTWPAAYSGESAEGTSGVVAAVKNGTGTIGYADMSQASGLSVVSYGKDGNFVQPTGDEAAKVVSGSPARTGGPANDQAIALDRTQAGYPFVLVSYALVCEQYKDSHTAELVKSYLSYVVSSEGQADAEKSAGSAPLASALAGKVQGSIDSIK, from the coding sequence ATGAACCACGTGTCACTCAAGAGCAGGATCCTCGTCGCCGCCCTGGCAGCCGGCATGCTCGGCCTCAGCGCATGCAGCAGCGAGGGACCCGCCAGTTCCGCGTCCAGCAGCGGCGGACTGTCCGGCGAGATCGTCGGCTCGGGAGCAACCTCCCAGGAATCCGCCCAGACCACCTGGCGCTCGGCGTTCACCAAGAAGCAGGCCGGCATCAAGGTCAGCTACAACGGTGGCGGCTCGGGCAAGGGCGCCAGCGACTTCACCAGCGGCGCCGTGGCCTTCGCCGGCTCCGACGATGCGCTGTCCCTGGACGCCATGAAGGCCGGTTCCTTCGCCGGCTGCGCCGAATCGTCCAATGCGCTCAACCTGCCGATCTACGTCTCACCGATCGCCATGGTCTACAACGTCGACGGCGTGAAGAACCTCAAGCTGGACGCGACCACCGCCGCGTCGATCTTCTCGGGCAAGATCACCAAGTGGAATGATCCGGCCATCGCCGCCCTCAACTCCGGCGGGACGCTGCCCGACACCGCCATCACCGTGGTGCACCGCTCCGACAAGTCGGGCACCACCGAGAACTTCACCGACACGCTGTCGCAGAACGCGTCGAACGTGTGGACCGAGAAGCCCAGCCAGACCTGGCCCGCCGCCTACTCGGGCGAGTCGGCCGAGGGCACCTCCGGTGTGGTGGCCGCCGTGAAGAACGGCACCGGCACCATCGGCTACGCCGACATGTCGCAGGCCTCCGGACTGTCCGTGGTCTCCTACGGCAAGGACGGCAACTTCGTGCAGCCCACCGGCGACGAGGCCGCCAAGGTGGTCTCCGGCTCGCCAGCACGCACCGGTGGCCCGGCCAACGACCAGGCGATCGCGCTCGACCGCACCCAGGCCGGCTATCCCTTCGTGCTGGTGAGCTATGCGCTGGTCTGCGAGCAGTACAAGGACTCCCACACCGCCGAGCTCGTGAAGAGCTATCTGAGCTATGTGGTCAGCTCTGAGGGGCAGGCCGACGCCGAGAAGTCCGCCGGCAGCGCACCGTTGGCGAGCGCCTTGGCCGGCAAGGTGCAGGGCTCGATCGATTCGATTAAATGA